The genomic stretch AGGAAGTAAACGAGACTTTTCTCCAGCTTCAGCAGGTCGAGGATTTCCTTGTTCTGCTGGCTGTGCTCCAGTTTGTCCTCGATGGTGTCCACGCGCTTGTTGATCTGCCGCACGTCGATCAGAAACCGCTGCGAGTTGCGCAGGAACAGTTGCAGCGTCAGGCGGTTTTTCTTCACGGTGCTGACGCGCCGCACCAGGCCACTCAAAACGTCCTTGATGACGGGGTTTTCCTGCAGGGCGCACACCGTCACGATGCAGTGGTCATTGTGAAGAATGCCCAGTGGCACGGTGTCATAGGGAATATCGCTGGTGTCGGGCAGGCGGTAACTGGTCTGCATGATGATCAGCAGCTGGTCTTCGTCTCGCTCGAAACGGGAGCGTTCGTCCGGGTCAAGTGGGTAAGACAGGTAATCCAGATCAAGGCCCGTCTCGGCGCTGACGCGGGCCAGTTCCTCGGGCGTGGGCGCAGCGGCGTTGATCCAGCAACCGTCTATGTATTCGTCCAGAATGGTGAGTTTCCCACCAATGCTGCGGTAGTAGGTCAGCATGATGGGCCGCCTTTCTTCAAGCTGCCTTCGTTCAGGCCGCCGGGTTTGTCTGTGGCGTGGCGCATGGGGCGTCCTCCGGAGTCAGGAATGGCGTGAAAGGCAGACTGGGCGGGTCTTGAGCATCCAGTTGTTCTGTGTTCACGTCATCACCTCCTTGCCGGGCGCACGCAGGCGCAGCGCGTCATGCTACCGGGCGAAAGCGACTGAGTTCAAGAGTGATTACCAAAAGACGGTGAGACACGCTGCCGCCCGTCCTGTATATGTTCGCACGAGCCGAAGATATAGATAGGTTTTCCCTGTTCCAGACACGTTTTTTAATGCCGAGCATAAATTTGACATTGGGTGAATACCACGCTATATTTTTATTATCACCGCCGAGAAAGGCGGATTTTTTATTTCTCCAGAAATTCAAGGGCTGTTTTTGCGGTGTTCAGCTCGTCCTGTGCGGCGCGGCCCGGTGCGGCCAGTGGCGTGAGGCGAGCCAGGTCGTCCAGCACCTGCCGCCGGATAAGCGGGTCACCGGAACGCAGCAGATGCGGGCCGTACCGCAAAGCCGCGTCGAGTGGCACCCCGTCGTAAACGGGGTCGGCCCCGGAACGCGCCTCGAAACGCAGCACGGGATAACTCCAGAACCCGGCCGCGAGCGCCTCGGCCACCAGGTGAAACCCGCTGCGGGCAGCCCACTCGCGCAGGATTCGTGGGGAATCGTTCGGCTGCACCACCAGCGCCGGGGGCAGGCGTTCGCCACCCGCTTTCAGAATGCTCTGGATGGTGTTGGCGCCCATGCCCGTCATGCTGGCGCTTTCTACCTCGCCGGGCCGCAGGGGAGACAGGCCGTTGCCCTGGCGCACCTCCAGGCGGTCAGACAGGCCAGCCAGCGCCACATTTGTCCGGGCGTGCCCGAGCGGGCCGGGGTTCAACTCCACCACCACGCAGCGCTCCACGCGTCCGGTCTGAACCAGCCGAATCGGCAGATGTGCGTGATCCGAACCGATGTCCGCATGGGTCGCGGCGCGAATGAGCTTCAGCACCGCGGCCAGACGGGCGTCCAGAACGGGAATCAGGGCGTGTCCTTCGGCAGTGCCTGCACGCGGTCGCCCACACGCACCGTCCCGCCCTGAATGACGCGGGCGGTAATGCCCCCGTGGCCGCGCACGGCGTTGTACCCGCCGTCTCCCAGGTTCTCTTCCATGCGTGAGCAGGGGTGGCACTCGCCGGTGCCTTCCAGAACGACCTCGCCCAGCTGAAAACGCCGGTCTTTGAGGGCCAGCAACGAAAGACCACTCACCAGGATGTTGCGGCGCAGCAGTTCCGGTGGGACTTCGTCCAGGCCCGCCAGGGCAGCGATCACCGGCAGATGCTCGGCCTGAAGAAGCGTCACCTGCCTCTTGCCGCGCCCGTTCGGTTGAGCGGGAGAAGGCGTCACCGGGTGAACCTCCCCGCCGGTTAGGGCCGTGAGACGGGTCGGCGCGGTTTTCCCGTGATCGCCCACCACGCCCACCAGCGGGTGAATCTCGACTTCGGCCCGGCTGTGGACGGGTTCGCGCCGGCCGGAACGAACACCGATCCACTCGACCTGGCCAGGGCGCGGCAGATGGGCGCGGAGGTCATGCATGGTTTTCACCCGGACATCCTAATGATTCCAGCACGAACCGGCCACGCAGGGAGACTGGAAGGGCAAAAGGCGCTCTATTCGTCTGGATAGGTCAGGTGACGCATTTCCTGCCAGCGCAGGGACTTGCTAGACTGATGGCATGAGGCGTTTGACCCGACGTGCATATCTGTCCTGCCGCTAGGTGGGAGACGGTCTATTCAGCCTGAAATCCAACCCTGAAGCGGCACATTCCAGCGTGAGTGTGCCGTTTCTTCTGTTATGGAGGACGTATGAATGAAATTCGTAGAAATGTCCCGGTCGACGAGCAATTGCAGATCCTGAAGCGTGGCGTGGTGGATCTGGTGTCCGAGGAGGACTTGCGCCGCAAAATTGCCAATGGCCAGCCGCTGCGCGTGAAACTGGGGGCCGACCCTACCCGCCCGGACCTGCACCTGGGGCACGCGGTGATCCTGCGCAAAATGCGGCAGTTTCAGGATCTGGGTCACCAGGTGATCATGCTGATCGGGGATTTCACGGCCATGATCGGTGACCCGAGCGGCAAAAGCAAAACGCGACCGCCGTTGACGCTGGAAGAAACCCGCGCGAATGCCCAGAGTTACCTGGAGCAGTGCAAGTTGATCCTGCGCGACGAGCCGGAAGTGCTGGAGTTGCGGTTCAACGGCGAGTGGCTGGAACCCATGGGGTATGCGGACGTGATCCGTCTGGCGAGCAAGTACACCGTGGCCCGCATTCTGGAACGCGATGATTTCACGAAGCGTCTGAACAATGGCACGCCCATTTCCCTGCACGAACTGCTGTACCCGATCACCCAGGGGTACGACTCGGTAGCGCTGAAGGCCGACGTGGAACTGGGCGGCACCGATCAGCTGTTCAACAACCTGGTCGGGCGCGCTTTGCAAAAGGATTACGACCAGGAACCGCAGGTGGTCATGACCCTGCCCTTGCTGGTGGGTCTGGACGGCACCGAGAAGATGTCCAAGAGTCTGGACAACTACATCGGTCTGACCGACGAGCCGCACATCATGTTCGCCAAGCTGATGAAAGTGCCGGATCCGCTGCTGAACAACTACCTCACGCTCCTGACGGATCTGCCGCAGGAAAAGATCAGCGAGTTGCTGGCCGGGCATCCGGTGGCCGCGCACCGTGAGCTGGCCCGCGAGGTGGTGCGCTGGTTCCACCCGGACGCCGATCTGGACGCCGCCGAGGAACGCTTCAGGAGCGTAGCGAAGGGCGGCATTCCGGAGAATATCCCCAGCGTGACCGTCCCGAAGGCTGAACTGGACGACAGTGCCGACACCGAACAGATCAGCCTGGTGAAACTGGTGGTGCTCTCGGGCCTGGAACCCAGCAACGGCGCGGCACGCAAACTCATTCAGAACCGGGGCCTGAAACTGAATGGGGAAACCTACACGGAGCCTCACGGGCAGCTGAGCCGCACTGAACTTCAGGCCGGTGTAGTTATTCAGAAGGGCAAGGACAAGTTTGTTCGCCTGAAGCTGGAGGCTTGACTCTTGACCCGGTTCAAGATTTAATAGGGTCTTCATGGGCCGCTGGATGTCAGGGCCGTCCCTGACTGGAGCGGGAAGTTATACACAGGCTGCCAGGGATGCCAAAAGTGGTTAGAAACCAGCTATCACACAACAAGAACCTCATTTCGTCCTGACGACTTATCCACAGGCACGGCCTAAAGTTATCCCCAGCCTGTGGATAAAAAAGATGACCTGCCCATCACAGTTCCGCGCTGGGCAGGTTCATGACTGACGCCGCCTTGACCAGAAAACATGTAGGCAAGCGGATGACTGAGAGCGCAGAGCAGCTGGCCCAAGAGGTCGAGCAAATGAACTAATCAGAAGGTGGAAAAACACCATCCCGCTCAGGTGCTTTTCCACCTTCTCCGATCTCTTCGCCCTTTACCAGCGGTCGCTCATGCCTTCGTCGCGCAGGCGTTCGACGCGGAGCATGTTGGTCGTGCCGCGCACGCCAAAGGGAACACCGGCGGTGATGACGTAGCGGTCGCCGGTATCGGCCAGGCCGCTGCGTTTCAGGTCGTCGTTGGCAATGCGCACCATGTCGTCGGTGTCCTGCGGGTCTTCGCTGAGCATGGGCACCACGCCCCATGACAGGGCCAGCTGGTTGCGGGTGACCTCGTTGGGGGTCAGGGCCAGGATGGCGACGGGCGGGCGGTACTTGGCGATGCGGGTGGCGGCCCCGCCGGTGCTAGTGAAGGCCACGATGGCCGGAGTCCCGAGTTTCGCGGCGATTTCCTGCGCGGCGAAGGCGATGGAGTCCTGCGCCAGTTCGGTATCGATCTTCAGTTTCTGCTGCATCTGCCGGTACAGTTCGCTGCTCTCGGCTTCGCGGGCAATGCGGTCCATCATGGCGACGGACTCCACGGGGTACAGGCCACTGGCCGACTCGGCCGAGAGCATCACCGCGTCGGTGCCGTCGTAGATGGCATTGGCCACGTCAGAGGCTTCGGCGCGCGTGGGGCGCGGGAGGCTGATCAT from Deinococcus fonticola encodes the following:
- a CDS encoding tRNA (adenine(22)-N(1))-methyltransferase TrmK, with amino-acid sequence MIPVLDARLAAVLKLIRAATHADIGSDHAHLPIRLVQTGRVERCVVVELNPGPLGHARTNVALAGLSDRLEVRQGNGLSPLRPGEVESASMTGMGANTIQSILKAGGERLPPALVVQPNDSPRILREWAARSGFHLVAEALAAGFWSYPVLRFEARSGADPVYDGVPLDAALRYGPHLLRSGDPLIRRQVLDDLARLTPLAAPGRAAQDELNTAKTALEFLEK
- a CDS encoding magnesium transporter CorA family protein, translating into MLTYYRSIGGKLTILDEYIDGCWINAAAPTPEELARVSAETGLDLDYLSYPLDPDERSRFERDEDQLLIIMQTSYRLPDTSDIPYDTVPLGILHNDHCIVTVCALQENPVIKDVLSGLVRRVSTVKKNRLTLQLFLRNSQRFLIDVRQINKRVDTIEDKLEHSQQNKEILDLLKLEKSLVYFLTGLKANESMMERVKRDRIFEMYEEDSDLLDDVLIENLQAIEMATIASNILTSMAGAFASVISNNVNQVVKVLTVTTILVAIPTLVSGFFGMNVEGLPFHDSPLGFWLVVGVAIAIASIIGWLFYRLKIF
- a CDS encoding MOSC domain-containing protein — encoded protein: MKTMHDLRAHLPRPGQVEWIGVRSGRREPVHSRAEVEIHPLVGVVGDHGKTAPTRLTALTGGEVHPVTPSPAQPNGRGKRQVTLLQAEHLPVIAALAGLDEVPPELLRRNILVSGLSLLALKDRRFQLGEVVLEGTGECHPCSRMEENLGDGGYNAVRGHGGITARVIQGGTVRVGDRVQALPKDTP
- the tyrS gene encoding tyrosine--tRNA ligase → MNEIRRNVPVDEQLQILKRGVVDLVSEEDLRRKIANGQPLRVKLGADPTRPDLHLGHAVILRKMRQFQDLGHQVIMLIGDFTAMIGDPSGKSKTRPPLTLEETRANAQSYLEQCKLILRDEPEVLELRFNGEWLEPMGYADVIRLASKYTVARILERDDFTKRLNNGTPISLHELLYPITQGYDSVALKADVELGGTDQLFNNLVGRALQKDYDQEPQVVMTLPLLVGLDGTEKMSKSLDNYIGLTDEPHIMFAKLMKVPDPLLNNYLTLLTDLPQEKISELLAGHPVAAHRELAREVVRWFHPDADLDAAEERFRSVAKGGIPENIPSVTVPKAELDDSADTEQISLVKLVVLSGLEPSNGAARKLIQNRGLKLNGETYTEPHGQLSRTELQAGVVIQKGKDKFVRLKLEA